From the Pomacea canaliculata isolate SZHN2017 linkage group LG4, ASM307304v1, whole genome shotgun sequence genome, one window contains:
- the LOC112561170 gene encoding RPA-interacting protein-like isoform X1, translated as MMSDNKCPESSVVAHRKAMYKVTSAPWRDAYRERCLKRLHESRDVLISKRRGLDSDILEKDQDTKNSQFIKTLMSDELKMFRDEKKEDAEMEMWDPDCGEIDVMLSVFEDIQQELRMEEVRLLKEYEVYAESLRAEEAALCSAIEQLGRGEIICPLCEKHSLLENKGVIFCKCGLRIDTEQDSIGLEFVRQQLQSAGDLHHCETHPQFSVVEDYGCSNLVMTSRFPGKWMAKWIGQQHLRMDMCAHRFDTGGPAVEWIPDPLERILLNQEARCNHFTVDINLSHVSGVLVICTILLRKERK; from the exons ATGATGTCGGACAATAAATGTCCTGAAAGCAGCGTCGTAGCTCATCGGAAAGCCATGTACAAAGTAACCTCAGCACCCTGGAGGGATGCATATCGAGAG AGGTGTTTAAAGCGTCTTCATGAAAGCAGAGATGTGCTGATTTCCAAGAGACGAGGTCTGGACTCGGACATACTTGAAAAAGATCAGGATACCAAGAATAGCCAATTCATCAAGACTCTTATGTCGGATGAATTAAAGATGTTTCGagacgaaaaaaaggaagatgctgag ATGGAGATGTGGGATCCAGACTGTGGAGAGATTGATGTGATGCTGTCAGTATTTGAAGATATTCAGCAAGAGCTGAGGATGGAAG AAGTCCGACTGCTGAAGGAGTATGAAGTCTATGCTGAGAGTCTTCGTGCAGAAGAAGCTGCCCTATGCAGCGCCATTGAACAACTCGGTAGAGGGGAGATAATCTGTCCCTTGTGTGAAAA GCATTCCCTTTTAGAGAACAAAGGTGTCATTTTCTGCAAATGTGGCTTACGGATTGATACAGAG CAAGACAGCATAGGCCTGGAGTTTGTGCGCCAGCAGCTACAGTCAGCAGGTGATCTCCACCACTGTGAGACTCACCCTCAGTTTTCTGTAGTTGAGGACTATGGCTGCTCGAACTTAGTCATGACAT CCCGCTTCCCAGGGAAGTGGATGGCCAAGTGGATAGGGCAGCAGCATCTGAGGATGGACATGTGTGCACACCGATTTGATACAGGTGGCCCAGCTgttgaatggatacctgacCCCTTAGAAAGGATACTGTTAAATCAGGAAGCTAGATGCAACCATTTTACTGTGGATATCAATCTCAGCCATGTTTCAGGTGTACTCGTAATTTGTACaattttattaagaaaagaaagaaaatag
- the LOC112561170 gene encoding RPA-interacting protein-like isoform X3 → MMSDNKCPESSVVAHRKAMYKVTSAPWRDAYRERCLKRLHESRDVLISKRRGLDSDILEKDQDTKNSQFIKTLMSDELKMFRDEKKEDAEMEMWDPDCGEIDVMLSVFEDIQQELRMEEVRLLKEYEVYAESLRAEEAALCSAIEQLGRGEIICPLCEKHSLLENKGVIFCKCGLRIDTEQDSIGLEFVRQQLQSAGDLHHCETHPQFSVVEDYGCSNLVMT, encoded by the exons ATGATGTCGGACAATAAATGTCCTGAAAGCAGCGTCGTAGCTCATCGGAAAGCCATGTACAAAGTAACCTCAGCACCCTGGAGGGATGCATATCGAGAG AGGTGTTTAAAGCGTCTTCATGAAAGCAGAGATGTGCTGATTTCCAAGAGACGAGGTCTGGACTCGGACATACTTGAAAAAGATCAGGATACCAAGAATAGCCAATTCATCAAGACTCTTATGTCGGATGAATTAAAGATGTTTCGagacgaaaaaaaggaagatgctgag ATGGAGATGTGGGATCCAGACTGTGGAGAGATTGATGTGATGCTGTCAGTATTTGAAGATATTCAGCAAGAGCTGAGGATGGAAG AAGTCCGACTGCTGAAGGAGTATGAAGTCTATGCTGAGAGTCTTCGTGCAGAAGAAGCTGCCCTATGCAGCGCCATTGAACAACTCGGTAGAGGGGAGATAATCTGTCCCTTGTGTGAAAA GCATTCCCTTTTAGAGAACAAAGGTGTCATTTTCTGCAAATGTGGCTTACGGATTGATACAGAG CAAGACAGCATAGGCCTGGAGTTTGTGCGCCAGCAGCTACAGTCAGCAGGTGATCTCCACCACTGTGAGACTCACCCTCAGTTTTCTGTAGTTGAGGACTATGGCTGCTCGAACTTAGTCATGACAT GA
- the LOC112561170 gene encoding RPA-interacting protein B-like isoform X2, whose protein sequence is MMSDNKCPESSVVAHRKAMYKVTSAPWRDAYRERCLKRLHESRDVLISKRRGLDSDILEKDQDTKNSQFIKTLMSDELKMFRDEKKEDAEMEMWDPDCGEIDVMLSVFEDIQQELRMEEVRLLKEYEVYAESLRAEEAALCSAIEQLGRGEIICPLCEKHSLLENKGVIFCKCGLRIDTEQDSIGLEFVRQQLQSAGDLHHCETHPQFSVVEDYGCSNLVMTCKDCDFMYIIV, encoded by the exons ATGATGTCGGACAATAAATGTCCTGAAAGCAGCGTCGTAGCTCATCGGAAAGCCATGTACAAAGTAACCTCAGCACCCTGGAGGGATGCATATCGAGAG AGGTGTTTAAAGCGTCTTCATGAAAGCAGAGATGTGCTGATTTCCAAGAGACGAGGTCTGGACTCGGACATACTTGAAAAAGATCAGGATACCAAGAATAGCCAATTCATCAAGACTCTTATGTCGGATGAATTAAAGATGTTTCGagacgaaaaaaaggaagatgctgag ATGGAGATGTGGGATCCAGACTGTGGAGAGATTGATGTGATGCTGTCAGTATTTGAAGATATTCAGCAAGAGCTGAGGATGGAAG AAGTCCGACTGCTGAAGGAGTATGAAGTCTATGCTGAGAGTCTTCGTGCAGAAGAAGCTGCCCTATGCAGCGCCATTGAACAACTCGGTAGAGGGGAGATAATCTGTCCCTTGTGTGAAAA GCATTCCCTTTTAGAGAACAAAGGTGTCATTTTCTGCAAATGTGGCTTACGGATTGATACAGAG CAAGACAGCATAGGCCTGGAGTTTGTGCGCCAGCAGCTACAGTCAGCAGGTGATCTCCACCACTGTGAGACTCACCCTCAGTTTTCTGTAGTTGAGGACTATGGCTGCTCGAACTTAGTCATGACATGTAAG GACTGTGACTTCATGTACATTATCGTGTAG